A segment of the Myxococcales bacterium genome:
ATCGTCGTGCGCGCCTCGATCATCGCCTTCTTCCTGAGGTAATGGGCGCCTTTGCCGGAGCGAGCCTCGATCTCCTTGAGCTCGACTTGGCTGCGCTTCGCCTCGTCCGCGCGGAGGAGCGTATAGAGCGCGGCCTGCGCCTTGTGGAAGCGCGCACCGGCGGTGCGGACCTTGCCGTGGAGCGCCTTGCTCTTCTTGCACAGGTCGCTCCGGTGCTCGTCGGTGTCGTAGTAGCGCCAGTTCTCGTCGGTCGCTTGGACGAGCGCCTCGAACGCGGTGGCGAGCTCGATGCTCGCGGCGTCGAGCGCCGGTGCGGCCGGTTCGCTCCTTGCGGCGTTGCGGAGCGACGCCACCTCACTGTCGAACTTGCCGGGGTGCGGCATCAACGTCGCGGTGAGCTTCTCCGCCTCTTCCGGCGACGCGCACGCGGGGCCCGTCTTCGGGTTGAATCGCTTGAAGTAGCTGCCGAGCGACCGCTCTCCGATCGGTACCTGGTGATTGAAGAAGTCGACGATCGCGTTTCGCTTCGCGACCGCCGGATCGGCCGCGGCGGACGCTCGACCGGCGACGACGATGTTCACGACCAGGATGAATGCAACGGTGACGAAGCGCGAAGTCATGGTGGGTCTCCTCCTCGATGGCTCGATGACCCAGAGCAAGTGGAAGGCCGGCCACGCGTTCTCTGACCGTTGCACGCCGAGTGCACTTTGGCGCACTTGGCACTGACCCACGTTCGTGGGGTTGGCGATCGCGCCCGCGACACGAAGTGCAACGGGCTGCTGCTCACCGCCCGCAGAGCGTCTCGCGTGCGGGCGCGCCGCGGCAAAGCGTTGCCGCTACGGGCATCGGTCAACGCCCGTCCGCAAGGCGTTGCACGCGGCGTCAGACGCGGTGGGTGAAGCGCGACGGCGAATTGTGGCGACGTCGGTGGGCCGTCACGGATCGCGAGCCGACCTCCAAGGGTCGCACCGCTTCGCGTGGCGTCCGCCGCTGCGAGAGCTCAGGCAATCAGGCACAGTCGTTCGTCGATTCGCGCGTCTGCGCGCACCGGCCGCTACGCATTCTTCCAATCGACGAGCTCCGAGAGCACCCTCATGCCGTCGTGCGGCTGACCGGAAAACCCGGTCCCGCTTTGGCCGAGCGGTGGCACGTTGCTCACGCCTTGCGCGGCGATTGCGGTGCGCAGCGCCTTGCGGCGCGGCTCGGGCCATACGCTGACCGTCGAGACGCCGTGATGCAAGACGCGGCCGGTCTTCACGAGCTCATCGAGATCGGCGACGGGGCGAACCACGAGGAAGCGACACATGGGATGCGACGCCATCGAGAACTCGTCTCGGCAAACGACGACGGCCGACGAGAACGCGCCGCCGCCGCTTTCGTTCGTGTACCAGTCCGCGTCGAGCAAGCGACCCTTCAAGAGCCGGAGCACGTCGCCGCGCGCTTGGTCCGCGATGACATTCGGGCTCGCCTCGTCGAAGGCGTGAAGCGCGGCGCGCAGCGCCTCCGCGAACCGCGCCACGTCGGCGTCGTGCCCGCCCTCCACGTAGACGACCTGCGAGGCGATGCACGCCTTCTGATTGGCCACGAGGGCGTCGGCCACCACGCGGCTTGCCACAGCGCCGAGGTCGGCCTCGGCGAAGAGCTCGCGCCCAATCATCGACACGCCATAACGCGGGTCCAACGTGACGACCTTCGTGCCCACTGCGCGGCTTCGTACGGAAGAGACGGCACCGGGCGCTCCCCAAACCACGACGCGATCGAAGGCACCCGGCATGAAGAGCGCGCCCTCGACGCTCTCGTCGCCGCCAGGCCAATAGACGAACGACAAGTGCTTCGTGATGGGGTGGTCCGGATTCGAGGCGAGCGCGAGGAGCGCCAACAAGGCGCCGGGGATCGTCGCCCCGCTCGGAGACTTCACCACGGCCGCCGACTTGGTGGCGATGGCGCGCATGGCGGAGAAGAAGGGAATGTGCGGCGCGTTGCCGGCGGTGATGTGGAGCTGGCGCGTGGGCATGGCGCGAATCTCCGCCTCTCGGGGGACGAACGGTGCCGCGAGCGCGCGCGCAAGCGTGGCATGAACCGGTGCCGGC
Coding sequences within it:
- a CDS encoding DUF3829 domain-containing protein — translated: MTSRFVTVAFILVVNIVVAGRASAAADPAVAKRNAIVDFFNHQVPIGERSLGSYFKRFNPKTGPACASPEEAEKLTATLMPHPGKFDSEVASLRNAARSEPAAPALDAASIELATAFEALVQATDENWRYYDTDEHRSDLCKKSKALHGKVRTAGARFHKAQAALYTLLRADEAKRSQVELKEIEARSGKGAHYLRKKAMIEARTTMDAVDRGVHLGLPVAGPVRTALKKLEVTRKALSTYQKAHEGGAKESGFVHFTAMIDSFAAAATQYADALAVGKADVDDVIGAFNRAVESSNRVRFSAAFH